A window of the Dongshaea marina genome harbors these coding sequences:
- the yjgA gene encoding ribosome biogenesis factor YjgA has product MNPHSDNNFDGPQEEEEWVSKSQRKREMHALQELGEKLTKLNPQQLATVPLDEEVLDAIELAHKLANKREAFRRHLQYLGKLMRSRDIEPIQQAIDAIEGQHNESQGKLHKLEKMREDLISGGNDALNQLIGEYHHLDRQKLRQLIRQAQKERSNNTPPIAFRKLFQYLKSELDQEQEQEF; this is encoded by the coding sequence ATGAATCCACATTCAGACAACAACTTTGATGGCCCTCAGGAAGAAGAGGAATGGGTCAGTAAAAGTCAACGTAAGCGGGAGATGCATGCGTTGCAGGAGCTGGGTGAAAAGCTCACCAAGCTCAATCCACAACAACTCGCGACAGTCCCCCTGGATGAAGAGGTATTGGATGCGATCGAACTGGCCCACAAGCTTGCCAATAAGCGTGAAGCCTTTCGCCGCCACCTTCAATACCTTGGGAAACTGATGCGCTCGCGTGACATTGAGCCCATCCAGCAAGCCATCGATGCAATTGAGGGTCAGCATAACGAGTCCCAGGGCAAGCTACATAAACTGGAAAAGATGCGTGAGGACCTGATTAGCGGCGGCAATGATGCGCTCAATCAGCTCATCGGTGAGTACCATCACCTGGATCGCCAGAAGCTACGTCAGCTGATCCGTCAGGCACAAAAAGAGCGCAGCAATAACACGCCTCCCATCGCCTTTCGTAAACTGTTCCAATATCTCAAGTCTGAGCTGGACCAGGAGCAAGAACAGGAATTTTAA
- the pmbA gene encoding metalloprotease PmbA, whose protein sequence is MDINEQISLERLELKEAVSEALKVADKLGADAAEVAITKQVGISVSTRQSEVENIEFNRDGALGIAVYSGQSKGSASTSDLRPEAIRSAVEAAVEFSRHTSVDPCAGIAERERMAWEAPELDLYHSASLEPEQGIELAAECERLALSQDPRVAKSDGASFNSHTGIKVYGNSHGFIDSYVGSRHSLSCVLIGESGGQMQRDYSYSVARDLNKLWTPQRIADEAVERTASRLGARKIETQSVPVLFRADVASGLFGHLVGAISGSSLYRKSSFLLDSLGKQIFPDWLNITEDPHIKGALASTPFDSEGVLTEKRQIIKGGCLESYLLTSYSARRLGMQTTGHAGGIYNWQVSSTGQDFTAMLRELGTGLLVTELMGQGVNGVTGDYSRGAAGFWVENGEIAFPVQEITIAGNLKEMFQDIRAIGTDQDERATLKTGSILLEKMKIAGH, encoded by the coding sequence ATGGACATAAATGAGCAGATAAGCCTTGAGCGACTGGAGCTCAAGGAGGCGGTAAGCGAAGCCCTTAAGGTTGCAGACAAGCTGGGGGCGGATGCCGCAGAGGTTGCGATAACCAAACAGGTGGGGATCTCAGTTTCAACCCGCCAGTCAGAGGTAGAGAACATTGAGTTCAATCGGGATGGCGCTTTAGGAATTGCGGTTTATAGTGGCCAAAGTAAAGGCTCCGCTTCCACTTCAGATCTGCGTCCCGAGGCGATCCGCAGCGCGGTTGAAGCCGCAGTTGAGTTTTCCCGGCATACTTCGGTTGACCCTTGTGCAGGCATTGCCGAGCGTGAGCGGATGGCCTGGGAGGCCCCGGAGCTGGATCTTTATCACAGTGCATCTTTGGAGCCCGAGCAGGGAATCGAGCTGGCTGCTGAGTGTGAGCGGCTGGCCCTGAGTCAGGATCCAAGGGTAGCCAAGAGTGATGGAGCTTCATTTAACAGTCATACCGGGATCAAGGTCTATGGAAACAGCCACGGCTTTATCGATAGTTATGTGGGGAGCCGCCACTCTCTGAGCTGTGTGCTGATCGGTGAGTCCGGGGGGCAGATGCAGCGCGACTACAGTTATTCGGTGGCTCGCGATCTCAATAAGTTGTGGACACCGCAGCGGATCGCCGATGAGGCTGTCGAGCGTACCGCATCACGCCTTGGGGCCCGCAAGATAGAGACTCAGAGCGTACCTGTTCTGTTTCGTGCCGATGTGGCATCCGGCCTGTTTGGTCATCTGGTGGGAGCCATCAGTGGCAGCAGCCTGTATCGCAAATCTTCTTTTTTGCTCGATAGTCTGGGTAAACAGATCTTTCCCGACTGGCTCAATATCACCGAAGATCCCCATATCAAGGGAGCCCTGGCCAGTACACCTTTTGATAGTGAAGGGGTTCTCACCGAGAAGCGGCAGATTATTAAGGGGGGCTGCCTTGAGAGCTACCTCCTGACCAGCTACTCGGCGCGGCGCCTAGGGATGCAGACCACGGGTCATGCCGGTGGTATCTATAACTGGCAGGTCAGCTCGACGGGTCAGGATTTCACCGCAATGCTTAGAGAGCTTGGAACCGGTCTGCTGGTGACCGAGCTGATGGGGCAGGGGGTGAACGGTGTGACCGGTGACTACTCCCGTGGTGCGGCCGGTTTCTGGGTGGAAAATGGTGAAATCGCCTTCCCGGTGCAGGAGATCACCATTGCCGGAAATCTCAAAGAGATGTTCCAGGATATCCGCGCCATAGGCACGGATCAGGATGAGCGAGCGACTCTGAAAACCGGCTCTATTCTGCTGGAAAAGATGAAGATCGCCGGACATTAA
- a CDS encoding HPr family phosphocarrier protein produces the protein MKKVSTRAIIRNRLGLHARAAIKLVELCDQFDAKITLSNDQQCVEANTVMGLLMLELAQGQTLKITVKGPDADQALEAIKALVESGFEEPE, from the coding sequence ATGAAAAAGGTAAGCACTAGGGCCATCATCCGAAATCGCCTGGGTCTTCACGCCCGGGCCGCTATAAAACTGGTTGAATTGTGCGATCAGTTTGATGCAAAGATCACCCTGAGTAACGATCAGCAGTGTGTCGAGGCCAATACTGTGATGGGACTATTGATGCTGGAGCTCGCCCAGGGCCAGACACTGAAGATTACAGTGAAAGGCCCGGATGCAGACCAGGCCCTTGAGGCAATAAAAGCCCTGGTTGAAAGTGGCTTCGAAGAGCCGGAGTAA
- the rapZ gene encoding RNase adapter RapZ, which produces MKLVTVSGRSGSGKTVALRVLEDLGYYCVDNLPVVLLPELLNTLRGKYQQVAVSVDVRNMPAEPEQLLTDLQTIRSEPGIDVTGLYLDATDDKLVQRFSETRRLHPLSRGDMSLDEAIIEESRLLAPLASSADLRIDTSALSIHQLSELICERILGKKEKELILVFESFGFKHGIPNDADYVFDARFLPNPYWIPELKPYSGQDEPVKQYLASQPDVMKYMLQIQNFLCSWLPQLERNNRSYVTVAIGCTGGRHRSVFIAEYLMNRFKQMGKNVRLRHRTIDKVNEKGKH; this is translated from the coding sequence ATGAAACTAGTCACCGTCAGCGGTCGCTCCGGATCAGGAAAAACCGTTGCCCTGAGAGTTTTAGAAGATCTTGGGTACTACTGCGTCGATAACCTTCCCGTAGTCCTGCTGCCCGAGCTCCTCAATACCCTGCGGGGGAAATACCAACAGGTTGCCGTCAGTGTCGATGTCCGCAACATGCCAGCAGAGCCCGAGCAGCTGCTCACCGATCTGCAGACCATCCGCAGTGAACCTGGTATTGATGTGACCGGACTCTATCTGGATGCCACCGATGACAAGCTGGTCCAGCGCTTTAGTGAGACCCGCCGCTTACATCCCCTCTCAAGGGGTGATATGTCACTGGATGAGGCGATCATCGAAGAGAGCCGACTGCTGGCCCCTCTGGCCTCCAGTGCCGATCTTAGAATCGATACCAGTGCCCTGAGTATTCACCAGCTCAGTGAGCTGATCTGTGAGCGGATCCTCGGCAAGAAAGAGAAAGAGTTGATCCTGGTATTTGAGTCCTTTGGCTTTAAACACGGCATCCCCAATGATGCCGACTATGTGTTTGATGCCCGTTTTCTACCCAATCCCTACTGGATACCCGAGCTCAAACCCTACAGTGGTCAGGATGAGCCGGTGAAGCAGTACCTTGCCAGCCAGCCCGATGTGATGAAGTATATGCTGCAAATCCAAAATTTTTTGTGCAGCTGGCTGCCGCAGCTTGAGCGCAATAACCGCAGCTATGTCACAGTGGCGATCGGCTGTACCGGTGGGCGCCACCGCTCGGTATTCATCGCCGAATACCTGATGAATCGCTTTAAGCAGATGGGGAAAAATGTCCGGCTGCGCCATCGCACCATCGACAAGGTCAATGAAAAAGGTAAGCACTAG
- the ptsN gene encoding PTS IIA-like nitrogen regulatory protein PtsN, with protein sequence MNLIELLTRDCTQSAVPCRSKKHAFEIISELAAENLDRPALPILEALLNRENIGSTAIGQGIAIPHGRLADLEQATAVLITLQEPLDFDALDGQPVDLLFALLVPEDQCQLHLKTLSLIAKTLNQRSFSQKLRNAKDSEELYELITSA encoded by the coding sequence ATGAATCTTATTGAGCTACTCACACGGGACTGCACGCAAAGTGCTGTCCCGTGCCGCAGTAAAAAGCACGCTTTTGAAATCATCAGTGAGCTGGCGGCCGAGAATCTGGATCGTCCCGCTCTACCGATACTCGAAGCCCTGCTAAACCGGGAGAATATTGGTAGCACGGCGATTGGTCAGGGGATCGCCATTCCTCATGGCCGACTCGCCGATCTGGAGCAAGCGACCGCGGTGCTGATCACCTTGCAGGAGCCTCTGGATTTTGATGCTCTGGATGGTCAGCCTGTCGACCTGCTATTTGCCCTGCTGGTTCCTGAAGATCAATGTCAACTACACCTGAAAACCCTGTCACTCATCGCCAAGACTCTTAATCAAAGATCCTTTAGCCAGAAACTCAGAAACGCCAAAGATAGCGAGGAGCTTTATGAGCTCATCACTTCAGCGTGA
- the hpf gene encoding ribosome hibernation promoting factor translates to MQINLTGHHVEVTPALRDYVENKFTKLERRFDHINQVHVVLNVEKLDQIAEANLHVNGGEIFANACHQDMYAAIDGLIDKLDRQIIKHKEKMSHK, encoded by the coding sequence ATGCAGATTAATCTGACTGGTCACCACGTAGAAGTTACCCCTGCACTCAGGGACTATGTTGAAAACAAATTCACCAAGCTGGAGCGCCGCTTCGACCACATCAATCAGGTACATGTGGTTCTCAACGTAGAAAAACTCGATCAGATCGCTGAAGCCAATCTTCATGTTAATGGCGGCGAGATCTTTGCCAATGCCTGTCACCAGGACATGTATGCCGCTATTGATGGCCTGATCGATAAGCTGGATCGGCAGATCATCAAACACAAAGAGAAGATGTCTCACAAATAA
- a CDS encoding RNA polymerase factor sigma-54 yields the protein MKPSLQLRIGQQLTMTPQLQQAIRLLQLSTLDLQQEIQEALDSNPLLENEESQEQDADQAREESLSADTETEHQSELEIKEALDQEQLSDDLPVDTTWEEAYSAGANTPAVSIRDDERDSMFQGETTQSLQEHLLWQARMTPFTDEESAIALAIIDGIDESGYLKQELEDIQEAVSSPNEEEPISIEEIITVLKRIQHFDPVGVAARSVQECLQIQLNNYDSSTPWLEQAKQVVEQHMDLLGQRDFRQLQRKMRLKEEELRDVLDLIQHLEPRPGNRIVSSASAYVIPDVSVIKRGERWVVELNPDAVPKLRVNEQYAAMVRSASSQADSKFIRSHLQDAKWLIKSLESRNETLLKVARCIVNYQQQFFEHGEEAMKPMVLNDVAEAVEMHESTISRVTTQKFMHTPRGVFELKYFFSSHVSTESGGECSSTAIRALIKKLVAAENPAKPLSDSKIAKLLAEQEIKVARRTIAKYRESLAIPPSNQRKRLV from the coding sequence ATGAAGCCATCACTGCAGTTAAGAATTGGTCAGCAGCTGACCATGACTCCACAACTTCAACAAGCGATCCGGCTGTTACAGCTCTCAACACTCGATCTGCAGCAAGAGATCCAGGAAGCGCTCGATAGCAACCCCCTGCTGGAAAACGAAGAGAGCCAGGAGCAGGATGCAGATCAAGCCCGTGAAGAGTCCCTTTCTGCAGACACCGAGACTGAGCACCAAAGCGAGCTGGAGATCAAAGAAGCATTGGATCAGGAGCAGCTCTCTGACGACTTGCCTGTAGATACCACCTGGGAAGAAGCCTACAGCGCCGGAGCAAACACCCCGGCCGTCTCGATTCGCGATGATGAACGAGACTCCATGTTCCAGGGGGAAACCACCCAGAGCCTGCAGGAGCACCTGCTCTGGCAGGCCAGGATGACCCCTTTCACCGATGAGGAATCCGCCATTGCGCTGGCGATCATCGATGGCATCGATGAATCCGGCTACCTCAAGCAGGAGCTGGAGGATATCCAGGAAGCGGTCAGCAGTCCCAATGAGGAAGAGCCGATCTCCATCGAGGAGATCATAACGGTCCTCAAGCGAATTCAGCACTTCGATCCCGTCGGAGTCGCGGCTCGCTCGGTTCAGGAGTGCCTGCAGATCCAGCTCAACAACTATGACTCTTCGACCCCCTGGCTGGAGCAAGCCAAACAGGTGGTCGAGCAGCACATGGATCTGCTGGGCCAAAGAGATTTTCGCCAGCTACAGCGCAAGATGCGCCTTAAGGAAGAGGAGCTGCGCGATGTCCTGGATCTGATCCAGCATCTTGAGCCCCGCCCCGGTAACCGGATCGTCTCCAGTGCATCGGCCTATGTGATTCCGGATGTCTCTGTGATCAAGCGCGGTGAGCGCTGGGTGGTAGAGCTTAATCCCGACGCTGTACCCAAACTAAGGGTCAACGAGCAGTATGCGGCCATGGTGCGATCTGCCAGTTCCCAGGCCGATAGCAAGTTTATTCGCTCTCACCTTCAGGATGCCAAATGGCTGATCAAAAGCCTGGAGAGCCGCAACGAAACCCTGCTCAAGGTCGCCCGCTGTATTGTGAACTATCAGCAGCAATTCTTTGAGCATGGGGAAGAGGCGATGAAACCCATGGTACTCAATGATGTGGCTGAGGCTGTCGAGATGCATGAGTCCACCATCTCCAGAGTGACCACCCAAAAATTTATGCATACCCCACGGGGTGTGTTTGAGCTTAAGTATTTTTTCTCCAGTCACGTCAGTACCGAGAGTGGCGGAGAATGTTCATCAACCGCAATTCGTGCATTGATCAAAAAACTGGTCGCTGCAGAAAATCCAGCCAAGCCGCTGAGTGATAGCAAAATTGCCAAGCTGCTGGCTGAACAAGAGATCAAGGTGGCAAGACGCACGATTGCCAAATATCGGGAATCTCTGGCGATACCACCTTCTAACCAACGAAAACGCCTGGTGTAA
- the lptB gene encoding LPS export ABC transporter ATP-binding protein, which translates to MALLTASGLQKSYKGRMVVQDVSLSVATGQIVGLLGPNGAGKTTSFYMIVGLVQRDNGSICIDELDVSTEPMHIRARQGIGYLPQEASIFRRLSVEQNLMAVLETRRDLDHGTRQQKMEQLLEEFNITHIRGSLGMSLSGGERRRVEIARALAAEPKFILLDEPFAGVDPISVLDIKKIIEHLRDRGLGILITDHNVRETLDVCEKAYIVSHGKLIAEGTPQEVLANQQVKQVYLGDQFSL; encoded by the coding sequence ATGGCGCTGTTAACCGCATCAGGTCTGCAAAAGAGTTACAAGGGTCGGATGGTTGTTCAGGATGTGAGCCTTTCGGTTGCAACCGGGCAAATTGTCGGCCTGCTGGGTCCTAACGGAGCCGGGAAGACCACCTCGTTTTACATGATCGTCGGCCTGGTACAGCGGGATAACGGCAGCATCTGCATCGACGAACTGGATGTCTCGACCGAGCCAATGCATATCCGTGCCCGCCAGGGGATCGGCTACCTACCTCAGGAAGCCTCAATCTTTCGCCGCCTGAGTGTTGAACAAAATCTGATGGCTGTTTTAGAGACTCGTCGGGATCTCGATCATGGAACGAGACAGCAAAAGATGGAACAGCTACTTGAAGAGTTCAATATTACCCATATTCGCGGTAGTCTAGGAATGAGCCTCTCCGGAGGTGAGCGCCGCCGGGTTGAGATCGCAAGAGCCCTGGCTGCAGAGCCAAAATTTATCTTGCTCGATGAGCCCTTTGCCGGGGTAGATCCGATATCTGTGTTGGATATCAAAAAAATAATTGAGCATTTACGGGACCGGGGGCTTGGGATCCTCATTACTGACCACAATGTAAGAGAGACACTGGATGTTTGTGAAAAGGCTTACATTGTCAGCCATGGTAAGCTGATAGCGGAGGGTACACCTCAGGAAGTGCTGGCAAACCAACAGGTCAAGCAGGTCTACCTGGGAGATCAATTCAGTCTATAG
- the lptA gene encoding lipopolysaccharide transport periplasmic protein LptA, with the protein MQSIRLRTASLLLMLLALPALAKQSDFQKPVDVVSKTQFGDMTAGTLTFSGNVVIRQGTILVHADKVIAVRDKEGQIKTITAYGKPATFHQLMDDGRPVDGRADTLLYQVSKQLVTLTGEAQVKQLESEVTGNVITYQMDKQQINAQSKGKQDRVHTVFIPNQFKKSDTKQSNK; encoded by the coding sequence ATGCAATCTATACGACTCCGAACCGCTAGCCTGCTGCTGATGCTGCTGGCTCTACCAGCACTGGCCAAGCAGTCCGATTTTCAAAAACCTGTGGATGTGGTCTCCAAAACCCAGTTTGGCGATATGACTGCGGGCACCCTGACCTTCAGCGGCAATGTGGTGATCCGTCAGGGCACCATCTTAGTTCACGCAGATAAGGTGATCGCGGTGCGCGATAAAGAGGGTCAGATCAAGACCATTACCGCCTATGGCAAGCCTGCTACTTTTCATCAGCTGATGGATGATGGAAGACCGGTCGACGGCCGGGCCGATACCCTGCTCTATCAGGTATCCAAACAGCTGGTGACCCTGACCGGAGAGGCTCAGGTCAAACAGCTGGAAAGTGAAGTCACCGGCAACGTAATTACCTATCAGATGGATAAACAGCAGATCAACGCCCAAAGCAAGGGCAAACAAGATCGCGTCCATACGGTGTTTATTCCGAATCAGTTCAAAAAATCCGATACCAAGCAAAGCAACAAATGA
- the lptC gene encoding LPS export ABC transporter periplasmic protein LptC, translating to MISKQTLLWILLCAVALGCWRYFTPAQKQVAEIQVESKLPDSEAKDILTTEYGKNGLINKTFFASEAKYYQSQSRSDFVQPKITMFDATGKPQWSLKSKQGTLIQDVSAHMQGDVVGKSLQPNNYLKRLNTDEATLDLKTNIVTGDKPVVIYGQDVTTRGVGFVGNLNKKTLKILDDAHAIYTTPNR from the coding sequence ATGATAAGCAAGCAAACCCTGTTATGGATCCTGCTATGTGCTGTCGCACTGGGATGCTGGCGCTATTTTACCCCGGCCCAAAAGCAGGTTGCCGAAATCCAGGTCGAGAGTAAGCTGCCAGATTCAGAGGCGAAAGATATCCTCACCACTGAATATGGGAAGAATGGGCTGATCAACAAGACATTCTTTGCGAGCGAGGCGAAGTACTACCAGTCTCAGAGCCGCAGTGACTTTGTCCAGCCCAAGATCACCATGTTTGATGCAACCGGCAAGCCTCAATGGTCGCTCAAGTCTAAGCAGGGAACCCTGATCCAGGATGTCAGTGCCCATATGCAGGGAGATGTGGTCGGCAAAAGCCTGCAACCAAACAACTATCTCAAACGTCTCAACACAGATGAAGCAACCCTGGATCTTAAAACCAACATAGTGACAGGGGATAAGCCGGTCGTCATCTATGGCCAGGATGTCACGACCCGCGGGGTTGGCTTCGTCGGTAACCTAAACAAGAAAACACTCAAGATTCTGGATGACGCACATGCAATCTATACGACTCCGAACCGCTAG
- the kdsC gene encoding 3-deoxy-manno-octulosonate-8-phosphatase KdsC produces MTMVNTIYGPVPQQVIDKAQPIKLLICDVDGVLSDGSIYLGNQGEEFKAFNVKDGFGMQALRNAGVEIAIITGRSSQIVSDRMASLGITQVWQGVKDKLERFEYLLNELELSAREVAYIGDDLVDLPVMEQCGLSVAVADAHPLLQPKADWITQTDGGRGAVRELSDLLLFAQGKLEQATGLSL; encoded by the coding sequence ATGACTATGGTAAACACCATCTATGGCCCTGTCCCCCAACAGGTCATCGACAAGGCTCAACCGATCAAACTGCTGATCTGTGATGTGGATGGTGTCCTGTCTGATGGCTCCATCTACCTGGGCAACCAGGGTGAAGAGTTCAAGGCATTTAATGTCAAAGATGGCTTCGGGATGCAGGCCCTGCGCAATGCCGGGGTTGAGATCGCGATCATCACCGGGCGAAGCTCACAGATTGTCAGTGATCGCATGGCTTCGCTTGGCATCACCCAGGTCTGGCAGGGAGTAAAAGACAAGCTTGAGCGCTTTGAATATCTGCTCAATGAGCTGGAACTTTCGGCCCGGGAAGTGGCCTACATTGGAGATGATCTGGTGGATCTGCCAGTCATGGAGCAGTGTGGCCTGAGCGTGGCCGTCGCCGATGCTCATCCCCTGCTGCAGCCAAAAGCTGACTGGATCACCCAAACCGATGGAGGACGAGGAGCGGTGCGTGAGTTATCCGATCTACTGCTGTTTGCCCAGGGCAAGCTAGAGCAGGCAACAGGGCTAAGCCTATGA
- a CDS encoding KpsF/GutQ family sugar-phosphate isomerase → MKQAINFCETARRVIDIEKAAIEHLYSSINGDFSKACELLLQCQGKVVVTGMGKSGHIARKIAASLASTGTPSFFMHPGEASHGDLGMISPQDVVIALSYSGESNEILALLPVIKRWNVPLVCITGNPESTMAQEAHIHLNASVEKEACPLGLAPTASTTVALVLGDALAVTLLEARGFREADFALSHPGGALGRRLLIRVSDIMHQGAEIPCVPLHASITETLLEMSGKGLGMVCILNPDGTLAGLYTDGDLRRTLNQEHDLHSTQIREVMTPGCITICDNLLAAEAVKLMEEKKINGLIVVDPDHKPVGIFNMLDLVKARVM, encoded by the coding sequence ATGAAACAAGCTATCAACTTCTGTGAAACTGCCCGCCGAGTCATTGATATTGAAAAGGCGGCAATAGAACACCTTTACAGCTCCATCAATGGGGACTTTTCCAAGGCCTGTGAACTGCTGCTGCAGTGCCAGGGTAAGGTGGTCGTGACCGGCATGGGAAAGTCGGGACACATAGCACGCAAGATTGCAGCCTCCCTGGCCAGTACCGGAACCCCCTCCTTCTTCATGCACCCGGGGGAAGCCAGCCATGGCGATCTAGGAATGATCTCCCCCCAGGATGTGGTGATCGCTCTGTCCTACTCAGGCGAAAGCAATGAGATCCTGGCTCTGCTGCCGGTGATCAAGCGTTGGAACGTCCCTCTCGTCTGTATCACCGGCAATCCAGAGTCCACCATGGCCCAGGAAGCTCACATTCACCTCAACGCCAGCGTGGAGAAAGAGGCCTGTCCACTGGGGCTGGCGCCCACCGCCAGTACCACGGTGGCCCTGGTGCTCGGCGATGCCCTGGCCGTTACCCTGCTAGAGGCTCGGGGCTTTAGAGAGGCTGATTTTGCCCTCTCTCATCCCGGCGGCGCCCTGGGACGACGCCTGCTGATCCGGGTCAGTGATATCATGCATCAGGGAGCAGAGATCCCATGTGTGCCACTGCATGCCAGCATCACCGAGACCCTGCTGGAGATGAGTGGCAAGGGGCTGGGAATGGTCTGTATTCTCAACCCGGATGGAACCCTGGCCGGACTCTACACCGATGGGGATCTCAGACGCACCCTCAATCAGGAACATGATCTCCACTCCACCCAGATCCGCGAAGTGATGACCCCAGGTTGTATCACCATCTGTGATAACCTGTTAGCAGCCGAAGCGGTGAAGCTGATGGAAGAGAAGAAAATCAATGGACTCATTGTGGTTGATCCAGACCACAAGCCGGTCGGTATCTTTAATATGCTGGATCTGGTTAAGGCGAGGGTAATGTAA
- a CDS encoding calcium/sodium antiporter, producing MLISSILLIIGFILLIASADRFVYGAAAIARNFGIPPLVIGLTIVAMGSSAPEIMVSAMAAIKGQTNTAIGNAIGSNITNITLVLGLTALLKPMTVSSGTLYRELPLVVLTSLLGYWVLRDNYLSRPEGWTLMALFFGVMLFLVWYSLRTPPEQDPIIHETEEEVPAGVPTLKALLWLVVGIIVLPLSANLLVDSATDIARYFGISDLVIGLTIVAIGTSLPELAACVISILRKEDDLALGNIIGSNIFNILAVMSLPGIIRPDSVDPHATSRDLPYMIFVSGLLFLMAISFRGQRRINRWEGMLLLLSFVAYQWILFYNRPG from the coding sequence ATGCTGATATCAAGCATCTTGTTGATTATCGGATTCATTCTGCTCATCGCCAGTGCCGATCGCTTCGTCTATGGCGCCGCAGCCATCGCCCGTAACTTTGGGATCCCGCCGCTGGTCATCGGCCTGACCATAGTTGCCATGGGATCCTCGGCGCCCGAGATCATGGTCTCCGCGATGGCGGCCATCAAGGGACAGACCAATACCGCAATCGGTAATGCCATCGGCTCCAACATCACCAACATCACCCTGGTGCTGGGACTCACCGCACTGCTGAAGCCGATGACGGTTTCATCCGGTACTCTCTATCGGGAGCTTCCCCTGGTGGTTCTGACCAGCCTTCTGGGCTATTGGGTGCTCAGAGACAACTACCTGAGCCGCCCGGAGGGCTGGACCCTGATGGCCCTGTTCTTTGGGGTGATGCTGTTTCTGGTCTGGTACTCGCTGCGTACTCCCCCGGAGCAGGATCCGATCATCCATGAAACCGAGGAGGAGGTGCCTGCCGGAGTACCAACCCTCAAGGCCCTGCTGTGGCTGGTTGTCGGGATTATTGTCCTGCCCCTGAGTGCCAACCTGCTGGTCGATTCAGCCACAGATATCGCCCGCTACTTCGGGATCAGCGACCTGGTCATAGGGCTCACCATAGTAGCCATAGGCACCAGTCTTCCGGAGCTTGCCGCCTGTGTGATCAGCATTCTCAGAAAAGAGGATGACCTGGCACTGGGGAATATTATTGGCTCCAACATCTTCAACATCCTGGCGGTGATGTCCCTGCCGGGAATTATAAGGCCGGACTCTGTCGACCCTCATGCGACCAGCCGTGACCTGCCTTATATGATATTTGTCAGTGGCTTACTCTTCCTGATGGCTATCAGCTTCAGGGGGCAGCGGCGGATCAACCGCTGGGAAGGAATGCTTCTGTTACTCTCTTTTGTCGCCTATCAGTGGATTCTCTTCTATAATCGCCCAGGCTAA